From one Chryseobacterium sp. 3008163 genomic stretch:
- a CDS encoding DUF2931 family protein: MDEKYNWLGTISAPEEYPMEIYKGAIIADNFTYGFDAIWGTQNTGWGNEGGTMSVETQKMDIPSKLEFTWYSLVENKFYTGKWDLDKEKIKTLFEKGFTDQDNGQKTTYTNFIVGLAPKGRVVLWINGAGNQREVGVFQAHDTLITQEKAYDNAKYMLKEGFAERMLKDPSYKTFKPEIREKIEKQGYPSPEIYDAYRERYSWKPSVVLPNGAEWIDFGMTNYNGEQENLFNESLTKDTYKKRAIPKFCGFYWRDQNKNRYAVWIDSFDEKEIFGLFQKLGKEKT; the protein is encoded by the coding sequence ATGGACGAAAAATATAATTGGTTAGGAACCATCTCTGCGCCTGAGGAATATCCTATGGAAATTTACAAAGGAGCAATTATAGCAGATAATTTCACTTATGGTTTTGATGCTATTTGGGGGACTCAAAATACGGGTTGGGGAAATGAAGGCGGAACGATGAGTGTAGAAACCCAAAAAATGGACATTCCAAGTAAGCTGGAATTTACATGGTATTCTTTAGTTGAAAATAAATTTTATACCGGAAAATGGGATTTGGACAAAGAAAAAATAAAAACTCTTTTTGAAAAAGGATTTACTGATCAGGATAATGGCCAAAAAACAACATATACCAATTTTATTGTAGGCCTTGCTCCGAAGGGACGAGTTGTTTTATGGATTAATGGTGCAGGAAATCAAAGAGAAGTAGGTGTTTTTCAGGCTCATGATACATTAATTACTCAGGAAAAAGCCTACGACAATGCAAAATATATGTTGAAAGAAGGTTTTGCTGAAAGAATGTTAAAAGATCCGTCTTATAAAACATTTAAACCCGAAATCAGAGAAAAAATAGAAAAACAAGGGTATCCTTCACCTGAAATTTATGATGCTTACAGAGAAAGATACAGTTGGAAACCATCTGTTGTTTTGCCAAACGGAGCTGAATGGATTGACTTTGGAATGACGAATTATAATGGCGAGCAGGAAAACCTTTTTAATGAAAGCCTGACAAAAGATACTTACAAAAAAAGAGCGATTCCGAAATTCTGCGGTTTCTATTGGAGAGACCAAAATAAAAACAGATACGCTGTCTGGATAGATTCTTTTGACGAAAAAGAAATTTTTGGATTGTTCCAAAAACTAGGAAAAGAAAAAACATAG